A DNA window from Streptomyces sp. CA-278952 contains the following coding sequences:
- a CDS encoding TylF/MycF/NovP-related O-methyltransferase, whose translation MRRKPRVLSRGMAWRNAVNGVLQQLTGYQLRRVTVPAARTAPAPAPAAAPAPVTAPEPKAKKPAPGFPADYDDEAKDIIRAVKPYSMTSPERLNAFILATRHIARHDIPGDIVECGVWRGGSMQACARTLLSVGETERDLYLFDTYEGMTPPTAEDLRRDGRPAQELLDAQGKDRPIWAVASLEDVKAGFDTVPYPKERVHYVQGRVEDTVPAQAPEQISILRLDTDWYASTKHELEHLYSRLVPGGVLLIDDYGYWQGSRQAVDEFLDKTGEQLLLLRMDEGRIAVKP comes from the coding sequence ATGCGGCGCAAACCGCGCGTACTGTCCCGGGGCATGGCTTGGCGCAACGCCGTCAACGGCGTCCTTCAGCAGCTCACCGGATACCAGCTCAGGCGCGTCACGGTGCCCGCCGCCCGCACCGCCCCCGCACCGGCCCCGGCCGCCGCACCCGCCCCCGTAACGGCTCCGGAACCCAAGGCGAAGAAGCCCGCGCCCGGGTTCCCGGCCGACTACGACGACGAGGCGAAGGACATCATCCGCGCGGTCAAGCCGTACTCGATGACCTCGCCCGAGCGGCTCAACGCCTTCATCCTCGCCACCCGCCACATCGCCCGGCACGACATCCCCGGTGACATCGTCGAGTGCGGCGTCTGGCGCGGCGGCTCCATGCAGGCCTGCGCCCGGACCCTGCTCTCCGTCGGCGAGACCGAGCGCGACCTGTACCTCTTCGACACGTACGAGGGCATGACCCCGCCCACCGCCGAGGATCTGCGGCGCGACGGGCGGCCCGCCCAGGAGCTGCTGGACGCCCAGGGCAAGGACCGGCCGATCTGGGCGGTCGCCTCGCTGGAGGACGTCAAGGCGGGGTTCGACACAGTCCCGTACCCGAAGGAGCGCGTCCACTACGTCCAGGGGCGGGTCGAGGACACCGTCCCCGCGCAGGCCCCCGAGCAGATCTCCATCCTGCGCCTGGACACCGACTGGTACGCCTCCACCAAGCACGAACTGGAGCATCTGTACTCCCGGTTGGTCCCCGGCGGGGTGCTCCTCATCGACGACTACGGCTACTGGCAGGGATCGCGGCAGGCGGTCGACGAGTTCCTCGACAAGACCGGTGAGCAGCTGCTGCTGCTGCGGATGGACGAGGGCCGGATCGCCGTGAAGCCCTGA
- a CDS encoding methyltransferase domain-containing protein, producing the protein MHRSAYEQMELCIKEYLPVEGPLERARGRIASRAGVYRVVDLGSRVSGKQTRTHRALLAHHPIDYFGVDVQDGPNVDAVMKKPYRIPARSNSADVVLSGQAFEHIPFFWASMLEIARILKPGGHAFITAPSRGHVHDAQDCWRYYPDGFRALAAHSRLELREAYTDFPPQKGIWHDYRAIDKKAAYWGDSVGVFRKPARYPRLTMFAVRELAVWWANRVGGVDGVPLPRPLDGREACGRPGTVPAQEPSLEQCPSRSMAG; encoded by the coding sequence ATGCACCGGTCCGCCTACGAGCAGATGGAACTCTGCATCAAGGAGTATCTGCCCGTCGAAGGGCCCCTCGAGAGGGCTCGCGGAAGGATCGCGTCCCGTGCCGGCGTCTACCGCGTCGTCGACCTCGGATCGCGCGTCTCCGGCAAGCAGACCCGTACCCACCGGGCGCTGCTCGCCCACCACCCCATCGACTACTTCGGGGTCGACGTGCAGGACGGCCCCAACGTCGACGCGGTGATGAAGAAGCCGTACCGCATCCCCGCCCGCTCCAACAGCGCCGATGTCGTGCTGTCCGGGCAGGCGTTCGAGCACATCCCGTTCTTCTGGGCGTCGATGCTGGAGATCGCCCGGATCCTGAAGCCGGGCGGACACGCGTTCATCACCGCTCCCTCGCGCGGCCACGTCCACGACGCGCAGGACTGCTGGCGCTACTACCCCGACGGGTTCCGCGCGCTCGCCGCCCACTCGCGGCTCGAACTGCGCGAGGCCTACACCGACTTCCCGCCGCAGAAGGGCATCTGGCACGACTACCGGGCCATCGACAAGAAGGCCGCCTACTGGGGCGACTCCGTCGGCGTCTTCCGCAAGCCGGCCCGCTACCCGCGCCTCACCATGTTCGCCGTACGGGAGCTGGCGGTGTGGTGGGCGAACCGGGTCGGCGGCGTGGACGGCGTCCCGCTGCCCCGGCCGCTGGACGGCCGTGAGGCGTGCGGACGCCCGGGGACCGTGCCCGCGCAGGAGCCCTCACTCGAACAGTGCCCGTCCCGATCAATGGCAGGTTGA